TCTTCACCATTGTATTCTTTGTGTCAACAGCTAAGCAGAAGTAAGAACAGATCTAGAATGCAACTTAGCAATGAAACTGCACAAAACCATACTAAGATACTCCAGCACATGTACGACTGTTAAATACTTAACAGAATCTGTCAACTCCTTGAGTTAGTGTTGAGCATCGCCATTTGTATACAAACTAGACACTACAACTACTACACTAAAATGTAATTGCTAACCATACTGAGACCAACTTCAAGCACTGAGTGCCATCCTTCTCAGCTTTTTataccaaaatttaaaaatttcctcaaaatcaaagtcttgaagttttgGCCAGGACCTTCTACGCTCAGCATCATCAAAGTTCAACATCATTAAagtcatcatcgtcatcatcttGGTTTCTACCATTGCTCTGCTTCCATTTTACCTTGGCAGTCATCCTCAGAACCATGACTGTCACCTTCACTGTGATTATTTCTAGTTCGATGCTTATGGCAGCCGTATGCAGAGTGCTCTATGTGCAAGACATAAACAGAGCGTGCACAATAGATTGGCATTCTAGATCGAATGCGTTGGGCTAAATTGCTATTCGTAGTGCACTCTAGTGACTGTGCTTGCAAGATCTAATCCAGGAAAAGGCATACACggtacactgtaacagctagccaaatTGGCAAGGAGACATTACCATTTTATCATCAGCGACTTCTActtgtagcatttggctatttgACAATTGTCTCGCATAAACACTGCTAAATATCCTGGTAGCATATATAGATAGACAATGATACGAGCACAACAGTGTCCTTTTCCTGTTTCATAATAAAATTGACAACAATGTGAACACATCACCTAGTCACTGGCCGAAGTATATAATGTTGACTTatgtcaaaatatttattaatgttcCATAATTGACTTTACTAATTACAAACCACCTAACCCCACAGCATACAACAAGAGAAAGATTGAGGAGCTGGTCTAGATATCAAATATGTTCACCCACCTTCTGCCAAGGTCCTCACATATGTATGACTTGGACTGTCAATGAGATACTCCAGACCAATGCTCGAGTTCATAACTGCTCTGATGCAGCCCACGCAAGAAAGCTGGTCAACAGCATCAGCAAACTTCATAAACCCCTTCGATCCCAATTTCACCAGATGATCAAACAGAAGCTCCAATCCGTTAATATCCAGAAATCCAGACATCCACTCGTCCGAACAAGATGCCAGTCGAGCTTTCAGAGCCGTCAAATTGCTACTTCCTCTTTGCAGAAACGACAAAGCCAGCTCCGGACCTGCACCCTCTAGAGAACTTCGGATGCCTAGGGAGCGTTTTAGATCGAGTTTGGCTGCCAAATCCTTCATTGACTTGGACCCAACTCGCTGTCTAGGAGTTGCAGTCTCCGATTGGTTGCCCTCAAACGACTTGCCTTCGACTGTGTCGTCTGCTTTCGACGCACTGTCAACATCAACCTCCGCCATGTTTGTACGTGTCGCTTCTCTATTTTTCGGTCGACGCCGCCGTTTCCGAGCACAACAAGCGACGCACAAAATGACACGCGCACGTGCTTTTGCATCCACAACAATCGCCTACACAGTCCTGACAAGGGGGCAGACATCGCGTGCACGATAGATACGTCATAAGCAGCGGGCGCCTCAACACAGCAGAACGGTTGAGCGCCATCACAACAGGCACGGAATTTTGACACAAGGATTACGTCACGACACCGCATTTATTACACTGCACCTCAAAGAAACGCCAATTCGACAAAGAACCCAATGTAGAGCTGAATCTGTGTCACAGTGTAGCTCACTCACGACGAGACCATTTCAGAGCCGTTTAGTATGGCTATTGTCTCCTAGTTCTCACCGTCCTCCTTTCCGCAAcagtatgacgtcacatgcCCTACTGTGGCAGCAGACAAAATGAATGGTAAATaactatttaataataattatcagTTTGACAGCAAGGCTTTCAAATCTTGGCAGCAGTTCTTCTTTTagtatgaattaattaataaaaaaacgTCACGTATGCATAGGTCCATATGATTTCACATGTGTAGAGTAGTTGgcttatacacacacacgtggacagatagcgcacgtggtgtagcaacgAAGGAAGGAGGAAGACTGGGCTCGAGTCTAATAAATTTAcaggcattaattaatttaacttaccatatttaatatcaataatttaaaCAATACTAATATCAACAGTTGTGGTCCCAAAGCAGTCCCGTGGTGTGCCAAATTTGGGCCCATTTATGAAGTTCGACTCGCCATGCTGGTGATGTCTTTCTATACACAAGATACTAGATCAAATGTTACAAGCATCCAATGTAAGAGCAACAGCATGTAACACATTAACAGTAAAAATCCGACAGTTACACTCAAGTTTCTTATTGATGTAGCAGTAAGTTGATGCCAAAGCCACATGGTAACACGTCCCTCACACTAAGGAACACATTCATCATTAAATACCCGCTGACTACAAAAACATCATTGGCAGACAAAGAGCTAAGCCTATGCTACTCCCTTGAGGTAACTGCGCAATGCGATATCCATATTTATGGCTTGCTAACAGCAGGTCGGTCCCGTTCCTTGCAGTTGATGACCTCTCTGTATAGTAGCGCCTTCCACTCGTCGACAGGATGGTCGGTCTCTTCGACCGAGTGATCGTAACGTAGAGGCGGTGGAGCCTCGACTTCCGATGCATCGTACCACTGATGGATATAGGGATGTTTAAGACATTCGTCGACCGTGATCCTCTTTGTCGGATCGACCATCAGCATCCTAGTCAGCAAATGCCGAGCAAGTTGAGTCCGATCCTTGTCTTCTCGTGTGCTGTTCGGAAAAAGCTCGTCGGGAAACAATTCCTCAAACGAGTAACCTCGTTTATATGGTAGTTGCTCAACGTATAGTCTAACATTCGGCTGCAGCTTTTGTAAAAATGGTCGTGAAGGTGTCCCTAATAAATCAATCACCTTCGTCCATTGATCGATATGATCGGTTCCCGGGAAGAGAATCTGTCCTCGAACAAGCTCGGCAAATATACACCCGATAGCCCATACATCGACATTCTCCGTATAGCGCATGCCCAAGATTACCTCTGGCGCTCTGTAATACCGCGTGACCACATACGGGGTCATCATGAATCCCCCGTCGGCAGCCCTTGCCAATCCAAAATCGAGAATTTTTAGGGAGCAATCCTCTTTGACAACAATGTTGCTCGGCTTCAAATCCCGATGAATGATATTCGCGGCGTGCATATGCTTTATGCCACACACCATctgatagagcagaaaacTCAACCTCTCGTGGTCCAAATCGATGTGCACGACGCGCGACAGATTCGCATCCATCAGTTCCATGACAATGTAGATGTCGGAGAAATTCGACAAATCCTTGTCGGGAGTGAACGCGTTGAGCAAGCCGACGATGTTCTTATGATTGAACGACTTCATGAGCACCAGTTCGCGGTAGGCGCGTTTCGCGTGCGTCACGTTCTGGAAAGGTTTGGCCATTTTCTTGATTGCTACACGCTGGCCTATCTGAGTGTCGAGTGCCGACACGACGACGCCCTGCGCTCCGCTACCGATTGCTTTCAGGTACTGGTATCGATGAGGGATTTCGAAAACCGTCTCGCCGACTGTTGTGCGGTGGAATCCTCCCTGTCGACTGACATCACCGGACGCCATTGTTGCGCGAGAGATATCAACGAATGACGTCTGAAACCGAGCTCGTAGTGTGCTTCCGTGCTGAGGTTTTATTTGGAACGTAGTTGAAAGTGAAATCATTGCGCAAGGTCTAGACTAGAGTTGATTTAATCTACTACATAGTTTTTGTGACACCTTTAGCGCGCGTTCTTCTAGAATTGCAAACATCGAGCTAGAACAGAAACCCAACTGAGTTACAAATTTACTTAGTTGCTTTAGTTACAGCAAGTACTAACCTTCATGACTTAACACTGACAGTCTATTGCGTAATACTCACGCAAACTGTCTCTGTTGTGCATACGGGTAAGCCGCCATACATACGGGTATTCTCCCGCTGTTAGAATGTGTGCCATTTTTTTGAAGTCTTGTCTCCGAGCTGCAGAGGCTCTAGAAAGCGTTTTGAAATCTAGCTATGGCCCAAACGGACTCGACAGTCTAATCGTATTGCATTCAGGAGACGTTCTGATGACGAACGACGGTTCAACTATTCTATCATGCGTCGACGTCCAGCATCCCGGAGGCAAAACGATAATCGATGCCGTAACGACGTTCCACGGCCGACATGGAAATAACAGTAAAGCTTTCGTGCTAATGGTTACTGCGGCTCTCAGAAACATCGTCAATCGTGTCGACAGTGTACTCGAGACAGCCAGAATTGGCAGGCAGATGATTGCCAGTCAAAAGCACGTATTGGAATCAATGATTTTGCCGGTATTAGTCCAGTCATCAAAGAAAACAAGTTTGACTGATTGTAGAGCATTGCATCACGTGGCATCAGATATTCTAAAAACGCAACTAAATGGAAAGTTTTCGTCATCAGTTAGAgatttcttgtctttgctGCTTTTGGATTTTGTCAATTTACTTTTTAGAGGCGAGGGCAGCGCTGACTCGAATGTCAGTGAGTATGTTGCTCGTGTCATTGACTTATTTCCATGCTGCTGCACAACAGTCGatggtttgtctgttcgaCAGTCTCGAGTGGTTGATGGGATCGTTATTGGCAGGTCAGTTGTCTTTGGCATCGACAAACACAATTGGCACGGTGGATATTTCATTTTACTAAAGGGAGACTTCACTGTCTCTCTACCCAAATCAGCACATAGCACTACCCTTGCAACTCAATCTGTTTCTGCAGTTACAGAATGGCAACAATGCTATGTAGCAAAAACAGCAGCTGCGTTACACTCTCAGGGTGTTACTCTTCTCATCATGACTGGTATCTGCCCAACGTCCTGTATCCAATCATTGTTGTGGCATAAAATTGCTGTTGTCCCTATGGTTTCAGAAGAAGACATAGAACTCTATGCAGAGCATCTTTCTTTGAATATCTGTTCGCTTCCCGGCGTGTTTGACCTTCCTCATAATGCACTTTACAAGTATGAGTCTATCGAGCAGCTTGCACTTGGAAAAGAAGACTGTGTTAACATCAAAGGGGTATCGATGAAGCACATGGTCTTGTGTGCTCCAACCAGAGGCTTAGCCAAAGTGTATTACATCGCTTTACATAATGCATTGAAATGTCTTCGTATGTGGACACAACTACTCTCTAACTCTGAAATGGCTATGGCAGTGCAAGGTGGCGGTTTCGTGGAGCTGTTAATAGATGGTGTTCTGAGGTCCAAAATTTTAGAGAACATCAATGTAGCACCAGAGTATGTTGACTTAGCTGCTGTGCTTCAAGCTGCAGTACTGAGTATACCCAAGGCACTGATTGACAATACCACAGTTGGTAGCAAACGTGCTCGTACTTTCTTAGCTACCTGTCAAAGACAGACAACGGGGTTAAATCCAGTGGGTATTACTAATGTCGACCGTTTCTCGGATGTCGAAGATGTTGAAATATTGGAACCATTATATAGCAAGTACTGTCTTTTGCAAGATGTAACAAACTTGCTAGGGCATCTATGCCAAATTGAATCTGTTGTGCCTGTGAAATGTGTCCATGCTACacacaatgatgatgataaatAATGAAAAAAGAATTATGATGGTTGGACAAAACTTTCAAATTCAGTAAATTGTAAAATAGTCAATGTTTTCAtgttaccgtatttcttcgaatagtggcCGCAGCCTCTATTTTTAGCAAGGTTATGGACTGTGGCCTCTAAACGAGTGCGGCCTCTATCTTTTAGTCTCTACTTCGCACCATGACAGGTTGGCACTTGAacgtcacatttctttctgttgacattgGACACTTGATATAACTGATAGAGGAGTGCACCTAATAGGATGAGATTGATTCGGAAGCATCaaagcatgtgatatgggcgtggccaGTAACTTTGCAGTCTAATATTTTTTGGTGCGGCCTCAAATTCGAGGGCAGCTCAGCAAGGCTTCTAATAGTGGGCGGCTTCTGTTCGAGGCCGGCCATTATTCAAAGAAATAGATATGAGGTGATCTATCTAAATATCAGTTAATCAGACAAATGCCTACACATACATGCTACAGAGTATGTACCCCCAACTACAGTACTGCACGTGAGTCTACAGACTACCGTATGCCAACTACACACTCTTCAGACAGAAAAGGAATTATTACTTTTATTCTGCAGCACCAGATATATACACATGATGGGTATGTCAAGATATTGTTCTGATCGCATCATACATGCTCTGTCAGTTGTGTTGAACTTGGGTTTCTTGCATCAAGAGGCTTCAGGACATTTGGCGAGCCTGAGTTGTGCTCTTACTTTTGCACTAACCTCGTGCTCTAGGGCAATATCGGCCACATAGTTATCACGTTCCTCCTAGACATTTATAGACAAAATTGATCATTATCACTGAGTCATTCACATGCCAAAATGCAAGGAGAGTATTTCTCACCAAGAGGTCTTTGATGAGGTCATTGAGATGATTGATAATCTGCTTCTCATCCTCACAACCACTctacataaataatatatacacatcacacccacacacacccacacacacacacacaccacacacacaccacacacacacacacacacacacacacacacacacacacacacacacacacacagccaaagacagacacatgcaggcatgcactcactcacacacatgcacgcacgcatgcacacacacacacacacacacacacacacacacacacacacacacacacacacacacacactcatacacacagcACAATTTGCCAGGTTTTTACATGCATGTAACCAGTAAGTATAGTACGTGtcacaaacatcacaaattGATTACCAAATCAATGTCTGCTGTATCGGAATGAGCCTGAAGTACATAGTCTTGAGGTAAAGTTGATTTGAGTTCATCAATGTTTGCCTGCAACAACTAGCACTAATACATTTAAATACAGGTATGCCTAACATTCTGCAAGCATCACTGTCATCTCAATCATCAACTCTACCACAGACCAAAACCATCAGCACATACTTTCAATTGGTCAACCGCTGCTTGTTCTGTGTCTATATCCTTTCGAAACTGCTCTTCCATATGTTCCAACTCCTGAACAAAATAGTGTATAAGCAACCATGTAGATGCATGTAGTAAATGTCTTACCTCACATTCGATACGCAACTCACATTCTTCCCTCCATAGTTCATCATATGACTCTAGATAGAACTCATTGTCAATAGAGCAATTCTATATTTTACTATTCTATTTTCAATCGTAGGGTTAGAAACAACGACAACCTTAAAAATACACTTACTCATACATCAATTCGTGATACATTAAAATATGCTACAGAATGTGTAATCATTCTTGGCATTTATAAAGAGAAGATCATAAATTCTCAATCTCTAGCAATACTGAGTCTCactactgtaaaccaagaaattttcagTGGCAATGTATTTCAGTA
This window of the Corticium candelabrum chromosome 17, ooCorCand1.1, whole genome shotgun sequence genome carries:
- the LOC134193081 gene encoding uncharacterized protein LOC134193081, which translates into the protein MCAIFLKSCLRAAEALESVLKSSYGPNGLDSLIVLHSGDVLMTNDGSTILSCVDVQHPGGKTIIDAVTTFHGRHGNNSKAFVLMVTAALRNIVNRVDSVLETARIGRQMIASQKHVLESMILPVLVQSSKKTSLTDCRALHHVASDILKTQLNGKFSSSVRDFLSLLLLDFVNLLFRGEGSADSNVSEYVARVIDLFPCCCTTVDGLSVRQSRVVDGIVIGRSVVFGIDKHNWHGGYFILLKGDFTVSLPKSAHSTTLATQSVSAVTEWQQCYVAKTAAALHSQGVTLLIMTGICPTSCIQSLLWHKIAVVPMVSEEDIELYAEHLSLNICSLPGVFDLPHNALYKYESIEQLALGKEDCVNIKGVSMKHMVLCAPTRGLAKVYYIALHNALKCLRMWTQLLSNSEMAMAVQGGGFVELLIDGVLRSKILENINVAPEYVDLAAVLQAAVLSIPKALIDNTTVGSKRARTFLATCQRQTTGLNPVGITNVDRFSDVEDVEILEPLYSKYCLLQDVTNLLGHLCQIESVVPVKCVHATHNDDDK